The DNA region AACAAGTCACTTTAATTCAGGGCTCAGTTTTGAAGTTTggaatgaacagaaaataacgtTTCAATGATAATAAATTGTCAAGAAAttacaaaattattatttgcttatttttgcttagggccaaatgttgaatgtaaaggaatctgtccaaaaaAGGATTTGTTATTTATCTCGTTAAAgagtatctgtttatgtattagatttcagcagcatagttgcatggttatggaagcatttatgctgccaacctgccccatgtgtcctctttttttgaaAACACCTATCACAACACAGCAATGTTCATAACACAGATAAATTTTATAAAACCCTTATCCACCAGTACAGATACAGTCATGTCCAAACAAACAGCTCACCTTAATGGCCTGGATCAACACTACATCACTGCATCAGGGATAGAAAATCGTTTTGGAACAAAAAGCCTTGTATGTccattttcctttcattttattattattgttttctaTGAGTTAATAATATATCCAAGACAAAATTAGAAGCATTTTCTTAGAAGTTAATAACAACATTTCTTTGAAACGTTAaagtttttaaggtggacaagCCTTATTGATGCTGATTAATTCacataaatatttgaatatttgaccATCAAAATACTTTTTTCAGCGCTAATCTACACCAGCAAATAACAATTTTAGAAGGTTGTCTTACCAGGTCTCATCGTTTTTGAACTCTAGTTCTCCATATGTGTCCTCAAAGTCCTCTCCGCCACCTTTGGCGAGTCCTTCTGTGGTTCTGAATGGAATGATGACCGTTCCCCTGGCACCTGACGTCCGCAGAACTTTCACCTCCATAACACCAACGCTCTCGCTCACGTGGACCGAATCACTCTCGAATGTGAAAATGCCGGCATGGTCGTCGTCGAGGATAGTCACCGTGGCAACAGCAGGAAAGCCGAGCACGGCCTTGGGGTATGGCAGGCTGTTGGGTGACAGCACCTCATCCTCTGGCTCTAGGACGCGGACATTACTGAGGCGTACAAAGAAGTGTTCGTCCTCCTCAAAGATGTCATCGTCTATGATGCCAATGGCGATCTCCTTGATGACCTCGCCAGGTTTGAACACCACGGTGCCCTCTGTGAACTCATAATCCGCACCAGCATTAGCTGAACCGTCCTCTGTCTTGTAATCCACGTAGATGGTCTTGGCTACATCACCACCTTTGCGTACGACAGTCAGCAGTGCAGCGCCACAGTTTTCAAGGCACTGATACGCAGCTGGCTCAAATGCAATTCTCGTCACAAAGTCTTCTGGCTCTTCGACATGGACCTCCTGGACACTTGTGCTCCTTTTTGCTTGTTCTGCCACATGCTTCTTTAGGATATTGCCAGCACCAGTCATCATTCTTGTTGCCTGAATACGATAGAATGCTCTGCTCTTCTGCTGGTGTGAAAGGGCATAGTAGTTGGCCATCTCCACCAGTTGGTCCAGCTCCTTCTCTGGATGCTTCTGTTTGAGGTCCTTCAAGATACGGATCATGTCCCTGCGAGACTCATCCATCTCTTTGCCATCCATCAAGCCTATCAGGTTGCTATTGGCTCCATCCACGAAGTGCGAATTGACCATCTTGCCATCCATCTCAATGCTGCCTTTGGATCGCTCGCCCTCTGTCTCAATAATGACGCCGCGGTGCTTGTCCGCACGGTACTTCTTGTGAGCGAACTTGTAGAAAAGCATTCGCCGGTCAGCTGCCCATGCAATCAAGACACAGATGGGGAAGAATGCCAGGGTCAGAAGGCCCTCCCAAACTTGCACCACGTTGGGTGAGAAAACAGCAAGTATCATGTAGAGCCAAATGTATGCAAAGACACTCCAACCGGCCGTGACAAAGAAGACACGAAGATGCTTGACCTTGCGTACCTCACCCTCCGGGATCACAGACACGCAAAGGCCGATGATAACAAACATGTTGAAAGCTGCGCTCCCTACGATAGTTGCTGGGCCAAGTTCACCAGCATGAAAATCATGGCCACAGATTTCAATGACAGAGAGCAGGATCTCTGGGGCAGAAGATCCCAACGCCATTAAGGTCAAGTTGGACACGGTCTCGTTCCAGACTCGGATGGTGGTAGTGGTGGTCTCACCGTTGGGCCTTTTGACCACAATCTCCTTCTCCTGAGAGGTGATAACCTCGATGGCTGCCATGAACCGATCTGCAATGATGGAGACGCCCAAGAACATGTAGATCATGGCCACAAAGTAAACAATGACCCTTGCAATCTTGTCGCCCATAGAAGGGTCCTCGGGATACCAAATGGGCAAGATTATGCCCGGCTTGCATTTCGACGACACATCTGTGCATGTCACATTGCTGGGGGCAACAGAGGTTGGCGTCGCCCGAGCCTCTGTGCACACAAAGGTCGTCGCCACGGAGACAAGGCCCAACCAGAGGCAGGCGCAAGTCCCCGGCTTTCGTCCTTGTGTCGTCCTTGAGCGCTCCATGCGCCCCCAAGGGTCCGTCCGCTCTAAAAGTCCTCCCGAGATCCAGCACTGGGAGATCTTAGGCTCCACACTCAACAACTCACCACCTGCAGGAGACACAAATGCAGTCCCTGAAAATAGTGAACATTAATTTTAAATACAGCAGTCAAAAGTGGCAACACACCAAAtaaaatacactcacacagtacTATCAGCATTATTAAGacacatataaaacacacaattttTCACATGTTAATGCACAATTCGATTTTTGCAGAATTTAAAACTCTATACTATgctatatttgttttaatttcatttaattgATACCctgatttaaataatttaaatttgttttgaatgttttgtgtgtgtgttgtaaattTAAAATCATGCACAAACTAAAGCACATGGTTCTTGAAAGAAGCTAGAgcacaaacaaatatacagtTATTGCTGTGAGTCTTTAACTCtcaactgaaaataaaaacataatgccCTACATTGCTCCCTCTCTACAAACATACTGTAATAATCCTGTTAGTTTAACTAGCCCAGGTGCCCGCTGTGTGCTGCCCTGTTCCTCACAGAACAACTAGTGTATTGGATAACTACAGAGGAGCCATGTTTTCGGAGAAAATCTATTGTGAGGGAATAATTAGCAATTTGtgcacacatttttaaaatttaatttccaTTGTTTGcatgaatattttttaaattgagcACATACTTCCACACACACCTGCTTTCAACTGTGTAGATATGTTTTATGTCTATGTACAGTTTACAAATATTACTATGTTTACATGGTTTAAAGgtttaaatgagaaaataacacaAATTGTGGCAAATGTTTAAGAAATCAGCGCTATACATAAAACACAA from Hoplias malabaricus isolate fHopMal1 chromosome 8, fHopMal1.hap1, whole genome shotgun sequence includes:
- the slc8a3 gene encoding sodium/calcium exchanger 3 isoform X1 codes for the protein MERSRTTQGRKPGTCACLWLGLVSVATTFVCTEARATPTSVAPSNVTCTDVSSKCKPGIILPIWYPEDPSMGDKIARVIVYFVAMIYMFLGVSIIADRFMAAIEVITSQEKEIVVKRPNGETTTTTIRVWNETVSNLTLMALGSSAPEILLSVIEICGHDFHAGELGPATIVGSAAFNMFVIIGLCVSVIPEGEVRKVKHLRVFFVTAGWSVFAYIWLYMILAVFSPNVVQVWEGLLTLAFFPICVLIAWAADRRMLFYKFAHKKYRADKHRGVIIETEGERSKGSIEMDGKMVNSHFVDGANSNLIGLMDGKEMDESRRDMIRILKDLKQKHPEKELDQLVEMANYYALSHQQKSRAFYRIQATRMMTGAGNILKKHVAEQAKRSTSVQEVHVEEPEDFVTRIAFEPAAYQCLENCGAALLTVVRKGGDVAKTIYVDYKTEDGSANAGADYEFTEGTVVFKPGEVIKEIAIGIIDDDIFEEDEHFFVRLSNVRVLEPEDEVLSPNSLPYPKAVLGFPAVATVTILDDDHAGIFTFESDSVHVSESVGVMEVKVLRTSGARGTVIIPFRTTEGLAKGGGEDFEDTYGELEFKNDETCKTVQVRIIDDEEYEKNKNFFLELAEPRMVDMSLQKDVPDRKLTSEEEEARRIAEMGKPILGEHSKLEVIIEESYEFKSTVDKLIKKTNLALVVGTNSWREQFMEAITVSAGDEDEDDAGEEHLPSCFDYVMHFLTVFWKVLFACVPPTDYWNGWACFTISIVIIGLLTAVIGDLASHFGCTIGLKDSVTAVVFVALGTSVPDTFASKVAAVQDTYADASIGNVTGSNAVNVFLGIGVAWSVAAIYWHMQGRAFEVPAGSLAFSVTLFTIFAFVAVSVLLYRRRAHIGGELGGPRGHRIFTSIFFFSLWFLYILFSSLEAYCHIQGF
- the slc8a3 gene encoding sodium/calcium exchanger 3 isoform X2, which gives rise to MERSRTTQGRKPGTCACLWLGLVSVATTFVCTEARATPTSVAPSNVTCTDVSSKCKPGIILPIWYPEDPSMGDKIARVIVYFVAMIYMFLGVSIIADRFMAAIEVITSQEKEIVVKRPNGETTTTTIRVWNETVSNLTLMALGSSAPEILLSVIEICGHDFHAGELGPATIVGSAAFNMFVIIGLCVSVIPEGEVRKVKHLRVFFVTAGWSVFAYIWLYMILAVFSPNVVQVWEGLLTLAFFPICVLIAWAADRRMLFYKFAHKKYRADKHRGVIIETEGERSKGSIEMDGKMVNSHFVDGANSNLIGLMDGKEMDESRRDMIRILKDLKQKHPEKELDQLVEMANYYALSHQQKSRAFYRIQATRMMTGAGNILKKHVAEQAKRSTSVQEVHVEEPEDFVTRIAFEPAAYQCLENCGAALLTVVRKGGDVAKTIYVDYKTEDGSANAGADYEFTEGTVVFKPGEVIKEIAIGIIDDDIFEEDEHFFVRLSNVRVLEPEDEVLSPNSLPYPKAVLGFPAVATVTILDDDHAGIFTFESDSVHVSESVGVMEVKVLRTSGARGTVIIPFRTTEGLAKGGGEDFEDTYGELEFKNDETCKTVQVRIIDDEEYEKNKNFFLELAEPRMVDMSLQKDVPDRKLTSEEEEARRIAEMGKPILGEHSKLEVIIEESYEFKSTVDKLIKKTNLALVVGTNSWREQFMEAITVSADEDEDDAGEEHLPSCFDYVMHFLTVFWKVLFACVPPTDYWNGWACFTISIVIIGLLTAVIGDLASHFGCTIGLKDSVTAVVFVALGTSVPDTFASKVAAVQDTYADASIGNVTGSNAVNVFLGIGVAWSVAAIYWHMQGRAFEVPAGSLAFSVTLFTIFAFVAVSVLLYRRRAHIGGELGGPRGHRIFTSIFFFSLWFLYILFSSLEAYCHIQGF